The segment TCGTGACGGACTCCGCGATGCGAAGTCGCGACTCGCCGGCGCGGAGCGTCAGGTCGCGTACGACTCTGAACGGGTAGCGCACGAGTTCGACGGTGAGACGGACGGTGACAACCTCCTCGTCGGCGCGCACGACTGACGCGTCCCACGGGAGCAACGCACTCTCACCGTGGAGGCCGTACGCACTCCCTGCGATTTCGTGACCACCGCCAGCGTTCGGGAGATTTGTCTGCCACCCGCCCGGATAGTGGTCGTTCCACGTCGAGTTCGGTTCGGAGGGGAGGTACCGCTCCGCCGGTGGGTGCCAGTTATGCGGTGTGTGCCACATGACATCCACGTCGGTACGCTTGTCGCGAAACGAGATGATATCGCCGCCTTTCCCCGGCAACAGGATAACTCGGAGATGAGCGTTTTCCAAGAGTATCGTGTCGAGGCCTCGGTACGTAAACTCGGTCGAGACGCGGACGCCGCTGTTCCAGCTAGGACGCATACATCTGGGTATATTCGGTGGATGTTAACAGTCCTATCGGTCCTATATGTGTTCTCCGTTGAGACTCGTGGAAGAGTTCGATGAAGAAAGCGGTTCTTGACTTTATCCTTGAGTATGGTGTATTAACAAACCCACACACGTGGTATTAGTTCAGCGACTCTGAGACGCTCTTCAGTTGGTTGTTTGTAGAAATCAGTACACAGAATCTCTACGAGTTTCAGGAGCGACGTAGTAGTATCGCGTATAACAGTTTATTGTGGCCTTGAGAGAATAGTCGACTAGTGCTGTGGGCCTCGCTCGGAGACCATCACTTTCCAATATCCGAGATTCAGTAACTCACATATTCACTGATCTGCATCCTGATTTGCTAGTTCGCGAATCTTTTCTTTCGTCTCCTCTCCATGTTCGCTGAATGCTACCTCGAAGACGCCGCGATAGAAGTGTTTGTTCTTTTCTAGAGTGAGGCCCTCGCGTTTCAATTGCTTCTTGAGACGCGTAAACGTAATTTCGATGTCCTCGCTCTGTTCCGGTTCAACATATATCGTAGCTGAATCCCAGTCCTCCCGGATGTTCAGCGGTTCATCGTCTGATTCTTCTGTTTCATTCGTGGATGATTCAGTGGTTGCCGTGGATTCGGTTCTCTGCTCGTTCGACTGTTTTTCAGCGGCTGCCCCGGTATCGCGATTCTCTGCCTCCGATTCTACTGGCGTTTCCGCGGTCTCCTCTTCGCTGTTTGCGTTCTCGTTGTCCCCTCCGTCTGAAGGATTCTCGAATCGCTCGTCCATTCCTCGAGGCATATTTACGCCTCCACCTGCGTCTTGTCGAACGCTCGTTCCATCGTCTCTGCAATCTCTAGGAAGACGTCACGCTCTACTTGCTGGTCGTTCGGATCCTCCCATTCGAAGATGTCTCGTCCGTTGTCCCATGCACGCTGAATCGCCACCCGCATCGGAAGTTTGAAAATCGGTGCCATCGACGCGAACGACTCGTCGAAGGCGTTGAGGAACTTTTTCGACTGACCGTCGTCTCGATACATGTTCGCCAGCAGTCCGACGATTGCAATCTCGATCTGCTGATTGTCCTCGATGGATTCCAGCTGGTCCCACAGGTCGTCCAGCGCATCTCGTGATGTTGCTTGGGTCTGCGCGGCCAAGAAGACGTTCTGCGCCGCGATGAACGCCGCGTCCGTCAAGACAGAGAGGTCTGGAGGGCAGTCGATCAAAATGAAATCGTAGTCGTAGCCGTCGTCGACCATTCCTTCGAGGGCCAGTTTCAGCGAAAGACGAGCGCTGGCGTCATCCATCCAGTCTCGTGCCAGACCCATGTCTTTGTGACTGGGAATTAGGTCGAAGTTCAGGTGGTCGTACTCTCCGGTTTCGATTACGATTTCCGACAGTCTAGTATCGTGTGTACGTGGGTTATCAACGAGTACGTCGAGGAGGTTTGCGTCATCGCTGACTAGGGTGTTGGGGAGGTCGTTCTTCGGACTCGAAGGGTCGTTATCGTCGCCTGGACCCAGCCCCAGTCCCTTCGTCATGTCGGCTTGTGGGTCCATATCGATCGCGAGAACGTTGTGGTCGCGAGTAGCAAGTGCTGCTGCGCTGTTGATGGTAGCCGTTGTCTTCCCGGTCCCGCCTTTCTGATTTCCAAAGGCGATTGTGGGGATGCCAGTCGAGGGTGTAGCGCCCCATCCACGAGGTGACTCGCTCATAATTCGATCATTGAATCAATGACTCATAAATCCGCGTCAGACAATCCATCGTAGCTCTCAACCTGTTTTATCGAATATGCGTGTGTGAGGGGTTGTAAATGTTATCTCGCACTTTCTTCTTTTAGTCACTGAATCCTTGATTCAATGATTCATAATGTATAGGTTTCATTGATTCACTGATTTACTTCACAGGCTAATAGATTCTTGAATCCTCAGTCCAGGGCTACGCTCGTCTCACTGATTCAATGATTCAATGATTGCACCATTCACCGATTCTATGATACTCGTTCTTTTTGTATCGTCACTGATTCCTGAATCTCTGACTTTCTATTCCAGCTATTACTTCATGGAACCCATGATTCATTGATTCATTTACTGACCATAGAATGACCTGGGGAAATCGGAGGTTAATGATACGGCCTCTCTCCGAAGGCTAAGTCAGTGTTTTAGGAACTCACTGATTCAATGATTCAAATATTCCTGGACCTCCTGATCCTTATCTCTGTGCCGTCACTATTCTCGGAGTCCTGTAATCTCTGACTCTTTATTTCCAATAACCACTACTTCATGGAATCCGTGATTCATTGATCCATTACTCAGTTACTAACCCTGGAATGGCCACGAGAAGATCGGAAGTTGATGCTAGGTCTTCTCTCCGAAGGCTTCGTCTAGCAGTTCCCGCATGAACTCGCGGCGGACTCGGCGAGAACGCGACTCTGAGAGGTAATTCTGCATTACCACTTGAGGATCACTACTTCCCTGTTCTGCAGCGATTTCGTCGACACCTTCGAGGACTGCTGTATAGGTATCGTACCAGAAGCGACGACAGAGCTGCGGACTCGGCCACTCTCCCTCGATTCGCTCGGGAAGGCCTGCTTTCGATGCAAGCTTCTGAAACCAATTTCGAATCGTATCTCGGGTGACGTACGGCGTTTCTCCCTGTAAGGAGGGGAACAAGTACCCAGTCCATGTCTCCTCTTCCGCTAGCTCGTTGATTTGAGAGTCGAGTACGTCCATTCCATACAGAAGAGATACCTCACCAGGCCCATTCTTGCGGCTCTCGAACGTGATGAAGGGGACAGTCGTGCTCTGGTCCCGGTAGCGGTGAGCGAAAGGGATTGTATAGGGATGGTTGTGCTGTGGTATCGGCGCACTCAGTGTGACCAGTCAGCATGATTACCCAGAAACTATAGAATTGCGCACAGAGCGGTTGAGAGTTCTCGATCTTTAGCTCAGCGAGGTTCACTTTCAGATTCCATAAGCATGGTTTCGAGGCGTATGAGGCCTAGGAAAACGATCTTCTGGACTACGAAGGTGGAATCGTGACCCACGAGTTCCTCCGGACGCTCGCCAGCTATCTCGAACCAGATGAGGAATTCGACATTCAGACGGCTGGGTTCACGAAGTGTCGATTCCCGGTGCTAGCCAAACGGTACGTCGTTCACAACGATGAGGTCTTCCACGCAGACCTCAGTTCCCTCGAGCCGATTAAGCGGTAGTTGTCTTTCATCCCCCGAGAGGGGTGCGGGGCGATCCAGTACGAGCATCGTCCCGTGAGGTGACTGAAGATGGGACATCGCGCACTCGTTGCGTACGAACGTACCGATGGCACGTACACTCTCCACTACTCTCACTGGGGAGCTGCGAACCCCAAACTGAAGCACCACATCACAGCGGAGACGCCGTCGGTGGGTGGTTTGTACTAAATGTCGTCTGGGTCCGCATACAATCCAATGCGGGGGAATTCTTTTGTGACGATACGCCGTCGGTTCACGTATGAGCAAGGGCGACGAGGATTCGGCACTGTTCGCCTCGCTTGAAGAGTCGGCGTGCCCCGACCCGGACGTCGAGTTCGTGGTCGCGTTCGGGTCCCAAGTCACCGGAGAGGCGACTGACGCATCCGATTTCGATATCGCCGTCAAATTCTCCGACGATCTCTCGAGCAGCGAACGATTCGAAAAGCGGTGTTTCCTGTCGGGAGATCTTCAGCAAGAGGAATGGCCATTCATCGACATCTCGGACATTGAAACGCTTCCTCTCGACATCGCGCACGACGCTGTCAACGGGACGCTCGTCTGCGGTGACAAGGACGCGTTTGAGCAGTTCAGGATAGACATCGAAGCGACGTTCGGTGACCAACGTGACGACCTTCGCCGCCAGCAGCGTGCCGTGATCGACCGGATCGCGGAGGACGGACTGCGTGGCTGATACGCGAGTCGTCTCGATCAAACTCGAACAGATCGAGCAGTACCATGGCGAACTGACTGAGAAGCAGAAGACGCTGTCTCGCGACGAATTTCTCCAGAACACAACTGAACAGCGTGCTGTTGAGCGGATGTTCGAGAACGCTATCCAAGCGTGTTCCGACCTCGCCCAACACATCGCAACACGCGATTTCGGATACGACGGAAGTACCGCTAAGGAAGCGATCCGTGTCCTGTTCCGAGAGGGCGTTATCGAGGAACAGACGATGACGACGCTCGTCTCCGCGGTCGGGTTCAGGAACGTTCTCGCACACGAGTATGGGCATGTCGATGTAGAAGAGGTGTACGAAACGCTTCAAACAGGACTCACGGTGTACGATACATACAGTCAACAGATCGCCTCGTGGGTTCGGGACCAAGCGTAGAGGCATCACGGGAGCCGAAATTTCGGTGTTGGAATCTGATCCTCTCGCATAGCACCAGACTCAATGAGAGTCTGTTGGCCGCCTGATCACCACTACAATAGAGAAAAGAATAGTTTCCTCAGGAAATTATTTGCAGTTACAGTACGTAGCATCCAGTATGACCGAGACGTGGGATGACGTCAACGAGCAGGTCAAAGCGGACTGGAAAGACGACACCACGCCATTCGAGCGGGTATACGAAATCATTGAGCAGACTCACGACGGACAATCGGCAGCCGAGATCGCCAACCGTGCCCTCGTGAGCGAGCCGACGGCCCGGCGTCACTGCAAGTCACTCGTGAACACAGGCTTCGCCGAGACGGAACCAGACGGTCAAACGACATTGTACCGTCGCAATAGCGACCGGATTCTGATGTCCCGGATCCGGGAACTCCGCGAGGAGACGAATCGGACAGAGCTGCTTGAGGGCATCAAGGAGATGAAAGCCGAGGTTCGTCGCTACGAGAATCGCTACGACGTAGTGTCACCCGAGGAGCTCGCCCAGCAACTTGACGCCGACGAAACGGAGGGCTGGGACGATCTCACTGCGTGGCGGACGACGCGACAGAATCTCGCGGTCGCCCAAGCAGCACTCGCCTACGACGAGGCCAGTCACCAGCTCGCTGTATGAGTGAGGACGACCGAGCCGGTGAGTTCGGCCCCATCTATCTTCCAGTCCTCCAGCGGATTCGTAATCTCTGGCTCGAACTCGAACCGTTAGTCGAGGAAACGTCGTGCGATAACGTCGTCGCACCAACAGAATTACAGATCAGTCTCACTGATGGGCTTGGAGATGCCGACACTGCGCGATTCGATATCCAGTGGAGCGAACTACGGATGTATTCGTTCTATTACATCGATAGCGAAGGCCGCAACTGGCGATTTGACCGCCACCCGAATACGCACTCACCAGAAATTCATTTTCATCCGCCATCCGACGCGGCCGCTGTGGCGGCCGAACCATCCTGTATCGACGTAACTGAGGTGTCACTCGTGACCCGGGCGGTCCACGCAATGTGGCGGGCAGCGTACGAAAACAACGACGTTGAGCATCTGAATAGCGCATCAAACCCACCATAACCCAAGTGAACGTACTTGGCGCCATTACTGTGCATACGAACTGCAGTTCTCTGCTTGTTCATGATGTGTGATTTGTTCGCATGACTCCACTCATGGGATAGAGTTTAGTCAAGCCACCCACAGAGCATCAGCATCGGTGAGAGTATATCGGCGCTGTGAGCCGTGCAGCGCTGCGTACAAGCACTGCACTCACCGATGAATCAAAGACTACCCGCAGATTTCGAGCCGACGAGTCGCGTGCTGAAACGAGCACAGTACGAAGCCTTCGCGTTTTCAGTTCTCGACAGAGACATCCGAGTTCGGAATGAGAGCTACGAAAACCCAGCAAACCACGAGTACCTCGTCACCGTTGTCGACGGTATTCCGGCTACTTGTGAGTGCCCCGCCGACGCTACGTATGAGGGCCCCTGCAAACACCGAGTCGCTGTCGCGATTCGGCCCCGAATTCTTGAGCTCGTGACGAAGGTGCAGGTCGCGGCAGACGGCGGAACTACAGCTAACGACCGATGCGAACCTGCTGAATCGGATCAATGTGACTGCGACGAACTCAATGACGAACTTCCCTGCTGGGACTGCGTTCGGACTGGTCGGAAGACACTTCCTAAAAAGTAGCCGTCGTAACTCTGTTTGAGGTTTGTCCACTGAAAGCCGTACTCGACTCTTCAGTCGCTCTACGGGAGGTCTTCAACACAGTCGATTAGCTCTTCTTTGGCATTCCAGGTGTAGAGTCGATTTCATCACCTACCGATTCAGTCTACACCGATTCGCTTCCGAGCGAAATGACTATGCTGATTCTGGAAGAACTGATAGGTATGAGTACGTCTGGCCCGGCGCCGACCGATATCGACCGCGTCCGAGAACGGCTGAACGTCGTAACGCAGGAAACGCGATTCTCGCTCTTGCAGGATATTCTCGGCCATCCTAGTCAGCTCTCGACGTTGAAAGAACTCGATTACGTGAACCCGAGCAAGAGCCAAACGACGATCCGCCAGCATCTCCAACAGCTGGCTGACGCGGGTATCGTCGAGACAGCCACACTCCCGAAAGACCGACGTCGGAACAACCTCCCCTACAAGTTCTACGGGATCAGTGACGACGGGCGAGCGTTCCTTGACGAACACGGGCTACTGCGAGCCGAAGAGACACTTCAGTCGGTCTACGAGCGCGTTGAGAAGACCGACCAGATCAAGCGGTACGAGACCGCACCACGGCCGGAACGGTAGCTATCCAGAAGCGCCGAGACTATTCGCCGGGCTCATCGAATGTAAAGTCGACCTTTGGGAAGCCTCTTCTTTCATAATCTCGGGGAAGAGGATCAACACCAACACGTCCGCGGTAGTTTTTCTGCCCCCTGAGGGATGCGGGGTGCAGACAGCGTGCCTCGCTGATGATCGATGGCAACGAGAGATATCTACGAGAGCGGTTTCGACGAAGACGTACCGACAGACAATACGACAGCGTGTCCGGAGTGCAACGGGCGAGTCAGAACGAACTCAATAGAGACAGCCTGTGAAGACTGCGGACTCGTTATCGACGAACAACAAATCGACCACGGACCAGAGTGGCGGACGTTCGACGATGATGAGTCCTCCAGTAAACGAACAGGTGCTCCGCTCACCGTTGCACGTCACGATCGCGGTCTTTCGACTGAAATCGGACGCTGGCGAGACGCGAGTGGAACCCAGCTCTCAGCACGAAAGCGCCGACAGCTCGGCCGACTGCGTCGAGAACAGCGCCGGGGTCGGTGGCGGTCGAAAAGCGAGCGGAATCTCGCGCACGGCTTGGGCGAAGTTCGTCGGATCGCAAGCGCGCTGGGAGTCTCAGAGACGGTTCGTGATCAGGCGTGTCAGCTTTTCAGAAGTGCCAAAGACGAGAATCTCCTGCTTGGTCGGTCGATCGAAGCGATCGCCGCAGCGAGCGTGTACGGCGCGTGTCGGTGCAACGACTCGAGAGTGACGCGAGGCGAAGTCGCTGAAAGAGCACAGGTCAAGCGAAGTAGAGTCGTGAACGCCTACAAGACGCTGAATACAGAGCTGGGACTGCCCGTCACTCCGGTTACACCGCAGTCGCTCATCCCGCAGCTGTCTTCGCAGTTAGCGGTCGAGGGTGCTGTCCGGCGGCGAGCACTCGAACTCGCAGAGCTGGCGCACGGTTCGGCCATCGCGAATGGGCGTCAGCCAGCAGGGGTTGCTGGCGCTTGTCTCTACATCGCTTCTCAAGAGTGCGGGCAGGGGTTCAGACAAACTGATATCGCGGAAGTTGCTGGAACAACCGCAGCGACGCTTCGTTCCCGACGTGACGAACTCTCGACGATAATCGACTCAGACGCCTCGGCGTAAAGGCAGGCATCGACGACGAATCGTATTAACCAACGAGATGGGGATCATCCCAGACATTGTTGGTTAAACCGGCGTATCGGTTGAGAAGGGATTCCCAATCAGGGGGTGATTGGAATTAACCGTCCACAGGATGTAGTGAGCTGTTTTTCTGGGGCTGAATGACTGAGCCCCTCAGGGCTTTGTGATTCAATGTCTGAGCAACCATCAACAGATCCATTTGAAGACTGTGAGCTACGCCCCGACGTGATTCTCGGTACTCGCATTTTCGAGGATGTCCTCTTCACCGAAAAGATAGAAACGCCGGTGAATGTGCTCACTGGCAAGACGCCAGCACATTCGCACGCGAGTGTCGACGAAGCTCGGGCCTTCGCCGCGGGAATCGACAGTAACACGCCGCACATCGCACTCCCTGCATTAGTCGAAGCGCAGGTCGAAACAAGGATCAAGCCCTATACAGCGGCTGCCTTCTTTCACTTCAAGGCGACCGGGTCGCTCGAACGACATCGCGCCTACCGCGCCGCCTACAACTCGGATCGGTTCTCAGTGGAGTTCGAGGCCGATTACGAAACCGGGGACCTGACGATCAGCGTCGACGAGGAGGACTGCCAGTCGGAGTTCGAGAACGCCTAGCCAGCATCGTCAGTACTGTTTTTTGAGCGCCGGCGATGGATGCCGGCGCATCACGTAGTGACGCAGTTGTGCAGTCGCGTGCGTCGGCAGACGAAGGTGAAAACCGATGCATATGGTCATTTACGCACTGGTAGAGGCATCGACGCGAGACGACGCAGTGGCCACCGGTAAAGCAGTGTTCGATCGGCTGGTTGGGGCCGACCCACACGCTGGTGCCGTGTTCGACTACTACGTCTGCTTTGACGAGGAGAACACGACGGTCGCGGGCAAGGCTCGATGGGGCGATTTACCGGCCGCAGCCCCCGTCGGTTCAGACAATGGGCAGAACCTACTCAACCGAGGGTGGGAAGCGACGAAAGAAGAGTTCGAGCGCAATCTCGAACGGGTGAAGGAAGCCATCGACGACCTCTCTGATGAGGAGATCATGCGCGATGAGGACCTCGCTCGGCACGCGTTCTACCAAGTCGGCGCATACGACGGGCCGTCGGTGTTCCTGTACGACCAGCACGCGACCGGTATCCGGCATCGCGAACAACTGGATCGACTCCTCGAAAGCAGTGAAGATCTCTGGGTCGTCCCCGCTGATGTCCACTTCTGAATTTCAATGCCCCGAATCACCAATTGGACATGGGAGAATCGAACGCCGTCGCTCGCGTATCGAAACACCGAGACTGGAGCCCGAGCCGTTCTCCACTGTGCACCGGACTCCTACCGGTACAAGTGGCGGGCAGCAATCCTCGTCGACGGCTATCCGGTTTGGTCATGCGGCTTCGAAACGAAGCAGACGACAGCCTTTCGGGACGCTCTTCGAGACAGACCAACTTCCAAGTTGAGCTGCCCTGAGTGCCCGAACGACGACGTTCTCGTCGGTGAGAAAGCAGCTGACGGAGCGAAGGTACAGCGCTGGTTCGACTGTCCTGACTGTGGCTACGAAGGTCGCTCGAAGGTCGTCTACGGCGCTGAACGCTGAGGTCACAAGACGTCCAGCAAGAGTGTTTTTTTGGGGCAGGAGGGGTGGCCCGAGTCAAACGGGCCAGATCTACAGATGAGTCTGGACGTCATCGACCGTCACAGCGAAGCACTGTTCGAGTTCCTCTGGTGTCCGGTCTGCGGGCGCGAGGTGTTCAGCCACATCCCCTTCGAGGGCGTGTTCTGCAAGCACTGTAACACACAGGTGGAACTCCAAGAATCACAAGATGATCGTGGCTACGAGGAAGCTGTCCTCGTCTGCTTCGATACCGACACGACCTGGAATCTCCACGTCGACGAAAAACTTCGTCGCGACCTGCCTGACGGGTCGGCGCGGGTGAAGATCCTCGGCGCACCGCGCGCTTACAAGGTCGACTGGTGGAGCCCAAAACCGGACGAAGGCTGGGAACCTGTCGAGCGCGGCGAGTTCGACGACGTCGAAGAACCTGCTGAGGTGTCTCACTTGGCCTAAGGAGAGAGTTCGTTGGGGTAGTTTTTCACCCCCTGAGGGGTGCGGGGGGTGTTCGAACGAGCACCCTATGAGTTGGACAAGTGATTCACAGCCATCTGGAGCGTCACACACTTCGGATGAGACCGGCGTCGTCTACGTCGGCTACCGACAGCGAGGCCGCGCAATCGTCGAAAAGTATCCTGGCCGCGAACCGCTGACCCCAGATCGGAGTCTCAAGCTGGCGGACCACAGTCCCTCGGGCTTCGAATGGGGATACAGGGGGAGTGGCCCAGCGCAACTCGCGCTCGCCCTCCTGCTCGATTACACCGACGACGAGGACGTCGCACTGGCGGAGTACATGGCGTTCAAGGACGAAGTAGTGAGCCGATTGGAGTGTAGTGGTCCCAAACAGCGCTGGCGACTCACAGGACACGAGATAGATACGGCCCTTCGTGAGACAGTCGACGAATCAGTCGCACCGACCGTCAAATGACAGTCAGAGAGCGATCTATGTCAGACCACACCCAGCAGCCTCGCGCAGACGCAGAATCAACACAGAACTGTGAGTACCAGGCACCAACCGAGTACGTCGAGCGAAGCGATGTCGGCGTCTCACTCACCGTGAAGCTCAAACGCGGAACTGGTACCAGGGATCAGGATGAGGTGATCGCGAAAGCGAAAGGTAAGACGCTCGAAGACGCCCGGGAGGACATGGAAACGCTTCGGGAGTATATGCACGACCTCGCCGAAGACGCCCGTCAAATCCAGCCGGGGGAAGACGACGAATAACGGGTGATGCAGTCTATTCCTCCTCTGTAAGAGCGGGATCGAT is part of the Halogeometricum sp. S1BR25-6 genome and harbors:
- a CDS encoding transcription initiation factor IIB, with translation MATRDIYESGFDEDVPTDNTTACPECNGRVRTNSIETACEDCGLVIDEQQIDHGPEWRTFDDDESSSKRTGAPLTVARHDRGLSTEIGRWRDASGTQLSARKRRQLGRLRREQRRGRWRSKSERNLAHGLGEVRRIASALGVSETVRDQACQLFRSAKDENLLLGRSIEAIAAASVYGACRCNDSRVTRGEVAERAQVKRSRVVNAYKTLNTELGLPVTPVTPQSLIPQLSSQLAVEGAVRRRALELAELAHGSAIANGRQPAGVAGACLYIASQECGQGFRQTDIAEVAGTTAATLRSRRDELSTIIDSDASA
- a CDS encoding DUF7568 family protein, giving the protein MPRITNWTWENRTPSLAYRNTETGARAVLHCAPDSYRYKWRAAILVDGYPVWSCGFETKQTTAFRDALRDRPTSKLSCPECPNDDVLVGEKAADGAKVQRWFDCPDCGYEGRSKVVYGAER
- a CDS encoding DUF7567 family protein is translated as MSLDVIDRHSEALFEFLWCPVCGREVFSHIPFEGVFCKHCNTQVELQESQDDRGYEEAVLVCFDTDTTWNLHVDEKLRRDLPDGSARVKILGAPRAYKVDWWSPKPDEGWEPVERGEFDDVEEPAEVSHLA
- the hepT gene encoding type VII toxin-antitoxin system HepT family RNase toxin, whose product is MADTRVVSIKLEQIEQYHGELTEKQKTLSRDEFLQNTTEQRAVERMFENAIQACSDLAQHIATRDFGYDGSTAKEAIRVLFREGVIEEQTMTTLVSAVGFRNVLAHEYGHVDVEEVYETLQTGLTVYDTYSQQIASWVRDQA
- a CDS encoding ParA family protein produces the protein MSESPRGWGATPSTGIPTIAFGNQKGGTGKTTATINSAAALATRDHNVLAIDMDPQADMTKGLGLGPGDDNDPSSPKNDLPNTLVSDDANLLDVLVDNPRTHDTRLSEIVIETGEYDHLNFDLIPSHKDMGLARDWMDDASARLSLKLALEGMVDDGYDYDFILIDCPPDLSVLTDAAFIAAQNVFLAAQTQATSRDALDDLWDQLESIEDNQQIEIAIVGLLANMYRDDGQSKKFLNAFDESFASMAPIFKLPMRVAIQRAWDNGRDIFEWEDPNDQQVERDVFLEIAETMERAFDKTQVEA
- a CDS encoding DUF6166 domain-containing protein; protein product: MSWTSDSQPSGASHTSDETGVVYVGYRQRGRAIVEKYPGREPLTPDRSLKLADHSPSGFEWGYRGSGPAQLALALLLDYTDDEDVALAEYMAFKDEVVSRLECSGPKQRWRLTGHEIDTALRETVDESVAPTVK
- a CDS encoding DUF7389 domain-containing protein codes for the protein MSDHTQQPRADAESTQNCEYQAPTEYVERSDVGVSLTVKLKRGTGTRDQDEVIAKAKGKTLEDAREDMETLREYMHDLAEDARQIQPGEDDE
- a CDS encoding helix-turn-helix domain-containing protein, whose product is MSTSGPAPTDIDRVRERLNVVTQETRFSLLQDILGHPSQLSTLKELDYVNPSKSQTTIRQHLQQLADAGIVETATLPKDRRRNNLPYKFYGISDDGRAFLDEHGLLRAEETLQSVYERVEKTDQIKRYETAPRPER
- a CDS encoding SWIM zinc finger family protein — encoded protein: MNQRLPADFEPTSRVLKRAQYEAFAFSVLDRDIRVRNESYENPANHEYLVTVVDGIPATCECPADATYEGPCKHRVAVAIRPRILELVTKVQVAADGGTTANDRCEPAESDQCDCDELNDELPCWDCVRTGRKTLPKK
- a CDS encoding winged helix-turn-helix domain-containing protein; translated protein: MTETWDDVNEQVKADWKDDTTPFERVYEIIEQTHDGQSAAEIANRALVSEPTARRHCKSLVNTGFAETEPDGQTTLYRRNSDRILMSRIRELREETNRTELLEGIKEMKAEVRRYENRYDVVSPEELAQQLDADETEGWDDLTAWRTTRQNLAVAQAALAYDEASHQLAV
- the mntA gene encoding type VII toxin-antitoxin system MntA family adenylyltransferase antitoxin, with amino-acid sequence MSKGDEDSALFASLEESACPDPDVEFVVAFGSQVTGEATDASDFDIAVKFSDDLSSSERFEKRCFLSGDLQQEEWPFIDISDIETLPLDIAHDAVNGTLVCGDKDAFEQFRIDIEATFGDQRDDLRRQQRAVIDRIAEDGLRG